A stretch of DNA from Hemitrygon akajei chromosome 4, sHemAka1.3, whole genome shotgun sequence:
TTTTTTCCTTATTCCCTATGTTTCCCTATTTCAATTCCGATCAATTTTTTCTCTTAGGTTTCCACACTACTTTCAAGACTAATATGAACATGAAGAGTATGGCTCAATTTCAGTTGAGCATTTTCTGACAATACTAAACTCTTGTCAAAAACCCACTTTTTATTTCCTTTATTAGTCTGAAGAAATTATACCAGTGTCTGGAGCAAAATAAATTGATCCTGCAGAAATAGTATTTTTTAAATGAATATCCTGAGCCTTATACTTGTCCAAATCTGTAATTGATCCACTCTTTCCTACCAAATTATGAAGTTTACTCAGCCAGTGTATTGGTCTTTCTGGGTCAGCATCATTCACCAAGATTGTACTGAGTCCCTAGATACAGTCTGTTGATATAAATAACCACAAAAGTCCCAGTCAGCATTTGATTCATTTGCTCACTTTCTTCAATAACTGACGGAAACAATTTACAATGCGAGCAAAACAAAGTGGCATTTGCTAAATTCTCCTGACTGCAtgtcattttaatagaatttaatcttctacaagagaaaatctgcaatgtGTTGTAAAGGTGATCCTGAACCCAACCTAAATAGAGTAAAATAGATCACCTAAGCTACAATGATTAAAGTTTGCACTTCAGTTTCTATTTACCAATCAAGTACTCATTTTATTGGATTGGAATGCAGTACCATGACAATGCAAAAAACTACCCTGCACATTGGAGCCACAGGCAAGGCTACTGTTTATTGCCCATTCCCTCTTGCATCAAAAAAAATTGGTATGTCAACCTGAACCTCTCGATTTTGCTGGATGCAGCTTTGACTCAGCAGCAATCAATCAAGGCTCCATGCGACATGTAAACAACCAGATCGGTGTGCACTATAGAAATGATGACTCCCATGTGCTTGTTTTTGGTGAAGGTGCTCATTTAGTAGAGATTTGATTGCACTCTGACATTCTGTGGTAGAAGGACTGACTCAGTTATGTCTGCTTTGCACAGCAGAATGTTCTGCTTCTTGGGCACTACAGTAGTTTTACCTATCCAGGAAAGTTACAAAAACCTCAAACTGACACAGGCATTGTAACCTGTGCCCTTGAAAATTGCATGCTGCAGAATACATAGCTCATAAACACTTACATGGCTATTATACCCAAAATGAGAATGTCAAATTCTCCCTTGTTGGAGGTTAGTATCTTGAAGTTTGTTCCTTGATCTCATTGACTTGGGTTTCACCAGAACTCTTAGCAGCAGACTGTCAAAATAATGCCTAATGTCAAGTGCAATTCGCATCTTCTATCTATTTTTGACCCAGGCTGCAATGCAATTTTTATTGTGAGTTAGGACGTTAGCAGTGAGTCAGAACATCTCTATATAGTTAATGACTCAATATAATAATTTCCATAGATGGTAATTACAACATAGTACAAGCCAATGACCTAGCCTAAACTGCAATACCTATTCTCCATTTCCTTCCAATCATACTTCAGCAAATCTCATTACCATATGCACTCATTTTTCCCCCTCATCTGCTTTAAGTTCAATAATTAATCTAGGCTGAACAGATAACACCTAACTGAAAGGGACAGTTAAATCTGAAGTAGCTCATGAACAATTAGAAGTATTGTATCAAAACTGGGAAGACAAGAAAAAATGTAACCCAATCAGGAACTAAGTATCACATATTTAGAGGAAAAATAGGAGTACAAAAAAAACAAGAATTGAGGAACTCAGGGGAAAGAAGAAGACCCGAACACCCACTTTTGGCAAGAAGGCTGAAATACTATGCTTTCTCAACTCTCCTGATAGTTGTTTTTGATATGGCTAATAACCCTAATTAACTCATACAGTCACTAGTTTTCCCCCGTTGCTAAATTATGAGTTTATAAATATAAAATAAGAGTCTGGCAAGTACTTCAACGCTTGTAAACATTTATCTCAATGTATtcagtgggttttttttaaacagaccaAGAGCAGAAACAgactccttttaaaaaaaaaggtaatgTAATCACAATTTGAGAAGCTAGCATGTGTTGTTCAATTTATTGACTCATACTATGTGGAGAATAAGCACTCGTATGTGGTTAAATGCTTCCCACAGATATTAGCTGATGCAGAAGTATTGAACAATAAGGATAGGTTTGAGACAAATAAACTCCAATCATGTATTGATACATGTAACAATATAGCTTCCCAAGTTAGGGATAAAATTGCAAGAAAAATCTGAGGTGCCTTCTTGAACCTTTTGAACCTATGATAGGTGCCTTGTTCCCAATTCAACGAGGCTAATCTGGATTATGCTATAAATCATTTCCACAGAATAAAGTTTCATTATAGTGAGTAGAATATGATCAAAGCACACCCACAGCTAACATCATCCAACCTAAAGGTGCCTGGTTTCAGCTGCTATGCACTGGCTCAAACTCAAAGCAGCGCAGCGTTGTCCAAACAACACCTGGAGACTCAGAATTGATCTGTGTAGCTGAGGGACATTTCATATATTGAATGACTGCACATTTCATACTGAAATGACTTTCTAAATTGGATGCTGACAATTTGAAGACAAATGAATGATTGCAATATAAAATCTAAAGAAATTTATGGCAAAGGAAGTTGCCCTTCAGATCATTATGCCTATAATAGCCAAAACTGGTATGTTCTCTTTATAAGCCCCATGACAACTGTTTCTGATATCACCAGTGGTCTTTACGAAATCTTAGTCAATATATTTACCCATCATTGCCTAACTGGATTTTTAAGTTACTGCATCGTATAACTTCTCTCCAGCAAGTAAAATAATTGGATGGAAACAGCAGTGCATGGAACCCAGTAAGAAACTTGGTGATACAATTTCAAACTGAATCTTAAAGACTATCTGAAAGCCTGGTTTTATATTGAGTTATTAAATCTAAACTAAGGGAACTAAAATGCTGGCAAGCTAAGTAGGACAGTAGAGTTGAAAATTCCAAGAGTGgcgagtacgtggaatgggctgccagcaacggtggtggaggcggatacggtagtgtcttttaagaggcttttggataggtacgtgcttagaaaaatggagggctatgggtaagcctagtaatttctaaggtagggacatgttcggcacaactttgtgggccaaagggcctgtattgtgctgtaggttttctatgtttctaaatattgCACTGAATATAACGGAGAAATCTAAAGCCCTTTCAGCGCATCTCAAACTAAAATATTATCATTCACCAGGAAGATTTGAAGGAAAGACATTCCCCTACTTACTCTGGTCATCTTCAGGAAATCTAAAGAGGGCCGTGTCCACCTGACATCTTCCTCCCGCCTGCGTTTTAGCCCACACTTCCTTTCATTCAGCACACAAGGCTGCGAGCGGCATCGCAGCAATCCCTGCCGGCGGCTCAGCTCCGGTGTGGAAGTAGGTGAGCTGCTTGCTGAAGGCAAGAGATTCGCTGTTTCCGTAATGTGTTCCTGCGAAAGTGACAACCGCCGCCTTGGGTTAAAATCAAAGGGTCCAGTAGAGTTCCAACGAATACTTGATGTGCTTCCCTCGCTACTGTCTACAAAACCGCTGCTGGCTGATGAGGGTCTTGGTACTGGCGAAGTATtgaagctggtgatattaaatataCTGTTGTTGAGGGATAACGTGTGTTTACTGGTATGCTGAAGCATGTTGATGCTTGTGCTTCGTTGCAATGTGGCACTTCCATGACTGTTGCAGCGCTGTAATGTTGCGCTGCCACCACTGTTACACCGCCGTTTTGACACAGGAGTCCAGATCTTCGAACTGCAGGGTTTCCATGGGGACCGGCACCGGGACAATTCATCAGGCTCTGAAAGAGACCTGCAATGCCGTTTTGTGGGAGGGGCCAAGGGAACGCTCGAGTTCTCATTGAGATTCAGCTCACTGATCCAGCCGGAGACAGAGTTTTTATTCATGTCGATCTGCCATTGTAAACCAACGTGGTCAGCTAAGCACGTTGAAAAAGGAAAAGCCACATTGCGGTTTGTTTCAGCCTTAATCGGACAAGTCCTATTAACGAGTGCCCATGGACTTTCTTCTGTTAGAGAAGAGTGAAAACAAGGTTAATAACTTCTCATGCCTCTTCAGTGGAAATATCCATAATTATTCAAGCATAGCACACAGGGTCTATTAGCACCCCATTCCATCacagaaaaaaaatactaaaATTCTAAAGCAACAGAACTACTCAGTCAAATTTTGCTTTTACCTTGATTAGGATGAGAAAATATAGGATGAAATATTTAGTTTTAACTAATGCGCACCGTGTCTTTCACCCAGCACATGCAAATACTGTACTGCATACATGTTACACATACTAGATAACACATTTCCTGTTTCTTCGTCAAGATGGTCTCAACTGAACTTTCACATTATATTTCAAAAGTCACTGGGGAAAAAGGTACACTAGTAAAAGAATGGCAAAGCTGTGCCCACAATTAGGCCTAGCAATTTAATCCTTTCATTTTGCTCTTTCAAAAATCTTCTCttcacctacccccccccccccccaacctttttcTTAAATCTACCCATCTGTCTTTCCTTCACTGGATTAAAAAAGGTGGGAGTCAGCTTTTCATTTGCTGGCACAAACTAAAAGGCTGAAAACCCAGATTACACAGAATTGCAACAGCACTTGCAAAGTTTACTGCTTACATAATAGGCAGTTCAATGTTCTTGCTACTAGACTGTGACTTTTGCAAATGGTCTAAGTttctacccccccaccccccgtcttCAAAACACAGAAAAAGCTTGCTAAGACTTGTACAGAGTGAAAAAGAGAATGGTTCATACATTtgactctttttttaaaaatgaattgtGGACAACTACTGCCTATCCATTTTATGCTCATCCAAATGGTCTACAGGCCATTCAGAGTCAACTAAAATTCGTGGTTCTGGAACAGTGTATAAGAAACTACTTGAGAAAAAGTTTCTTTCACTGAAACTTGGTGAATTAATATGATGAGTTTTTAAACAACCCATTAATTTAATAGTCTAATGCCAGCCTTTAAATTTCATATGTAATTATGTTTAAACTTCCCAGAGCACTAGCAGGAATTTCTGATTGTAAACACAGACAATTATTTCaggccttagaaattaccagtcCAGTGGTTTAACTGCACTTCTATCATACTGAAAATTGTCTCAAGCTCTTTACTGCAAGGTCCAACAGTTGGTCAAAGTTGTGCTTACAAAACCATTGTACACAAAATGGCGTTATACTGCTGCCCATACAGCATCTCACACTAAATACCATTCAACCATCACTCTTGGCGTTTACATAGCTCGTGTTCTTAGCTCATGGGCAAAATTTCTTATTAACATAAGAATGTAATCAAAAGAAGCAGAAAAAAAATCCAGGAAATATTAGCTAGGACATTTGGAACTTTTGTTAATTTTAGCTTAACCCTCACAGACTGCAAAAAGACCGAAGTTTCTTGGGTCCACTTGATAACTAATACTACAGCTTTACTTTAAAAAGAAATCTTACTACTGGTCTTTACTGTCTTTATTTTATAAAGAACCATTCAATACTTTACTCAGTTTATGTGTTTTTATGCTTTTGGATAACAAATCTGTCTATAAGTAAAAGTGATCCAGTGGAGAAATTATCCAGAATTAACCCTGTATGCAGATTTACTTGTAACAAAATGGTGACTAAATTTAAATGCCCATGCTCCACTATATTTAATTTGAATATTTACTGAAAATCAGTTTCCTCTAAAGTCAATCTGTATTAAGTTGACCAAGTAGCATTTTACTCAATAAAAGTATTACAAGGCTTGAAAGACCCACACTGtgacaaatttaaaaaaatagaaaatatgcACAGCTCAGTTTGCTTTCCAGTGGAAAGCTGTTCTTGATTTTCCAGAGGATAAGCGAGCTAAAGGGACAAGACCACAAGGACAGAGTATGCACATCTGCCCATACCCATCTACACCCCAAGTAGAAAAATTCTCTCTTAGGTTCCCCCTCACCCGCCTCTGTAAGATCTTTATTTTGATCAAGTCACATCCAAATATCCTCTCTCTCCTATTCTCACTTCTTTTGAGTTATGCCCATGAAGTGACCTGACATTACTTTAAAGAAGCTAAGAAATTGCATTTGTATTCACAGATTTATGTCCCGTGTGATGTTAAACGATATAGAAAAATGGGTAACTGAGATATACGTGATCAAACTGAATGCTGGAGCAGTAGGAGAAACTTCGTGTCTTACCTATTCTGTTCTGGCACTACTTATTGTAGTGCTAGTTGCTAAAAAAGTTGTAAGAGCTCTGCAATACTATTTTTATTCTGAAGTGTCTGCCCGAGGAGGAAAATGCAAGGAAAACTTACCAACAATTTCATATGGAAACAAGCTGCCACTTTCGTTCAGTTTCTCAGATGAGTGCTGAAATTAACCAAAGAGAAAATAACTGAAtaccacaaataaaaattctggaAAAAGTCAGTGATTAGATGGACTATACAATAAAATTGAGATTTGGGCTAGAACTCAGTTTTACAGTTTCTTGGTTGCCATAGGgctaaggcatatatgtcaaactcaaggcccgtgggccaaatccagcccatggtggaattatctttggcctgcgagataatatctaatcactattaaagctggccccagtaatcgaagcgcctatggcgtatgacatggctaatgctgagtttattcaggtaccaggttttcagggattttagtgtttattcggcagtcttcttcataagaagtggaatttgtaaagtgaaacactttgtagttatagcagagactgagacacatgagagcaggctgaaaaaacggaggcaacgaaagctgccttcgcacgcgtccgactgatccggcccgcatgaagctgcattttgctcaatccggcccgtgacctaaactaagtttgacacccctgggctAAGGTCTTTAACTGCTTTTATTTGAACAAATgaatactgcaaaaaaaaacttaatgaaTCTTAGCAAACTCAATATAGCACCCTGGTAAGTAATAGAAAAAAATTAACTTGATCATTTCAGTAAGGAATAACATACCAAGTTTAATAATCAAATGCTCACCTAATAAAAAGTAATTCTTATGTCCCTTGAAGGTTACTTACCAGTCTAATTTTATCAATTAACACTGCTAAAGTAACAGACTTGAATACCAAAGATTACAAAAATGTCTTAACATTTACTGATAGTCTTTTGAAAATAAGTGCAAATCATGAGGAAATATACAAATCTATGCATtcacaaaattacaaaattaactTCCAACCCATTTCTCACAACTATTGTTTGCCGAAGTATAAACCAAGCAGAAACTAATGAtaaactagcaaataatatttTGATCATTAATAGAAATAAAAGCAAATCATTGTTTAGCATTGTCCCCTTGTGTTGCAATTCATGATTATTGGGTAATACTATTAAAAATGCAGTGTTTTGAGTGCAAACACCTCAACCTTCTTAAAAACTTCAGAAGTGTTTATTTACACACAATAATTGAGACATGTTGCAAGCACAAAGTCAAAATCTTCACAAATTAAAATATCCATTTCTGCCAATGAAACAATGTCTGTAAAAGTTGTGCCCATATGGAGCTGCTGGAGTCAATGAGCCTTTTACTCCATGTTCAAAGAAAACAGGCACCAagcaattcaaacaacaacacacacaaaatgctggtggaacacagcaggccaggcagcatctatagggagaagtgctgtcgacgtttcgggccgagacccttcgtcaggactaaccgaaaggaaagatagtaagacagTCAGTTTTCTACCATAAGCAACTGTTTCAACATTTCAAGTATAAAACTGTAACCACTCAGATGTGTTTTACTACGTTTTGATGATGTGACAGAATGGATAAGGGTGATGTACATGGACTACCAGAAGATACAGCACAAACCATGAAGGGACATTTCACAGCAGGAAGTTAAAATGTCTGAATAACACAAAACAAATGTCACAGTGAGTCATTGTTGTGCAGAGTACTTGAAGATGAATAATGGTATCGGCATTGGGAAAACTTTAGGCATGCTAACCACAATATCTAAATTTTCAGGTGATGCAAGACTTGGCAATATTCTCAGCTGTAGAAGGGATGGTGATAACTTGCAGCAGCAAAGTGGTGGAAGGGATAATTGATTGTGCTACCAAGTGGCACTTGCTTAGCAACAATCTGCTCAGCCATCCTCACTTTAGGTTCTGCCAAAATCTTTTAGCTCATTACAGCCTTGGACCATACGTGGCTGAACTCCAGAAATGAAGTGCTAACTAATTTTAATATCGAAGCTGCACTCAACTGATGTGGCATTGAGGAGTCCTGGCTAAATTAAGATAATGGGAATCAGGGGAAAGCACTTCCCTAGTTGAAATCGTACCTTGCATAAAGATGGTTCAAGGTCAATATCTCAGCCATAGGATATCTCTGTGGGAGTTCTTCAGAATAGAGTCCTAGATGCAACCATCATCAGCTACTATATTCACcaatgaccttccttcaactgAAGGTCAGAAGAAGGGACATTTGCTAATGTAGGGATAAATAAACAGCCCACATCTAAAGGTGGACAGAGATCAATATCTTGGCTTGGGCTGATTAAGTGGCAAATAATACTTGCTCCACACAAATGTCAGGTAATGTAAATATCCAACTAGAGAAAATATTATCATCCCCTGACCTTCAACGTCATAACTGAGTAGCCCACTTTCAATAACCCACTGACCAGAAATTGAACTGGAGTGGAGTGGCTGTAAACACGTAGCTCTAAGAGCAAATCAGAAGCTAGGAATCTTACAATGAgtaactccccaaagcctgtccaccatctacaaggttcAAATGGGATGGAATACTTTCCATTTGCCAAAATTAGTGCAGCTTCAGTAACACTAGAAACTCGACACTATAAGAGACCCCATCCACAACCGCTTATTCCCTTCCACACCACTGAAGCATGGTAGCCCAGCAGTTTTACCCACCTAAAGGATGCCCTGCTGCAACTCATCAAGACTCCTTAGATTGCAGCTTCCAAGCCATAACCTTCACCAGTTAAAAGGACAAAGGCAGAAAAACATGGTAACACCTCCATCTAGAAGCTGCCCACCAAGCCACACACCACCCTGGCTTGGGAATACGTTgccattgtcactgggtcaaaagcCTGGAGGGTGCAGGAGCAGAGGTTGTGTGCAACAATCAACAGTGGCAGGTCAGGTTGAGAAAATGGTGTATAATACATGTTCCCATAAGCATGGAGCACAAAAAGATAAGTCAAGACTCAAAACAATCCAGGATCATTAAGTAACATCAGGAAAAATTATACATTATGGGAATCCAATGCTGTTCTCTGGTAACACTTCATTGCAATTAgagtcacagcacagaaacaaacccttcatCGTGCCTATCTATATTAACCCCATAAGCACTGATCCATAGCATTCTATGCTTCAGTGATTCAGATACTCATCTCGATGCTTCTTAAATTTTGTGAAGGTAATGCATTCTTAAGCAGTCTGTtccacatttcatcttttcctcagatcccctctaaacctcttgGTCCT
This window harbors:
- the LOC140726200 gene encoding protein FAM53A-like — translated: MGNIETVHKKPPMLASVSSGKETTTMVTLITEKLQNQSLQDMTCKAYSINLHSSEKLNESGSLFPYEIVEESPWALVNRTCPIKAETNRNVAFPFSTCLADHVGLQWQIDMNKNSVSGWISELNLNENSSVPLAPPTKRHCRSLSEPDELSRCRSPWKPCSSKIWTPVSKRRCNSGGSATLQRCNSHGSATLQRSTSINMLQHTSKHTLSLNNSIFNITSFNTSPVPRPSSASSGFVDSSEGSTSSIRWNSTGPFDFNPRRRLSLSQEHITETANLLPSASSSPTSTPELSRRQGLLRCRSQPCVLNERKCGLKRRREEDVRWTRPSLDFLKMTRTLKSSKSLCSLDYEEDDDDEDDHHMKTIVSSPCDSNDLLMNIITPGTSPMKEHDSVRYHVPGSRDACHPRNFGKEVPVSESEEDTSDCESTEEGIFPLDYGDLDLEQIENN